Genomic segment of Hirundo rustica isolate bHirRus1 chromosome 6, bHirRus1.pri.v3, whole genome shotgun sequence:
CACTTTTTATCCAGAAGCTGTAGGAAGGCTACGtttatttcaacattttaatgaaatataatgGTTTTTCTACATGAACAAACATTTGGTTTTACTGGCAGAAGCATCTAGAAGTTCACAACTCCACACACAGATTTAAGAAGCATCCAAACTTTTAATCCCTAAATCTTGGCTAAGTGGACTTCATCATTCCTTTGTTTCCCTGAAATACGTTAGTGGCTCGGGGCAGTATTTTACCCAGAAGATAAACATCTCTTGATGGTTGCACTACTGTTGGCTTTCATCCTTTACTGCCTGAAGTCCAGTTTTAAGTTTAAATTAGAGATACGTTCCGCATGGCTTGCAGCACACCGCTTTTTCCATCTCATTTCTCCAGAGGTGCATAATTCAAAAGCTTCTCAATCAGATCCACATGGGCGAGGAGCATTCTGCGGCAGCAGTATCTCTTCAAGCCAAGGGCATCCAGGGCATCTCTATTAACgaacaacaattaaaaaacataACGGATGAAGTGAGTCAGAACCACTTGTATGCGTTTCCTAAGCAACACACTGATTACTTTGAGCTCAGTCATATAGGAAAATTTGTTTGCAGTTCAAAGACAGACAGAAATTCATCATGTGCTGTTAATGCCCTTTTCCACTTAGTGCTGTTGACAGTGTTTGCCCATTCTCCAGCCGGCCAGAGCACAGGATCTGCTGCTGAGAAGGGTCCCCAGCTACCACAGCTTTCAGAGGGTACTGTTTTAATGTGTTCCTGTAAACTGAGGATGATTCTTCCCTATTTCACAAGATATATTTAAGATCTGAGCCACGCTAAAAAGGTGAGATATACAGAAACTAAAATAACTCGGAACGCAACCTCCCCCACAGCGGGATGCTAATTCTGAAGAGGGCTACAATCCTTCCCAGTTGCCATCAGAGAAGGCACTCAGTTATACAACCCACCCCCCACACAGATACAAGTAAGTATGTGCAGACTGGTCAGGAATCGGTGTTTTACAGTCTTTCCTCTGAATTCCTCTGGAGTGACTGCTCCAGATTCTTATGTTTGGATAGAGGATGTTATCCTAGCCTAAACCgctgtgtgtgttttccatggCTGTGGCTATCAGACCTCTTATTGGTCATGATACTACCAGGATCTTTAGCTCCAACCTAGGAACCATAAAGCCAGTCTGACACTCCTTCAGAATGTGACATTCATGAGACATGACTGATCTCAAGTCTTTAGACTGATTTAATGCAGTGCAATAAAGCGCTTGCTCAAAACAAACCTAATTTCCTGGAACTAGTAATTCTCCTGTAGGAATAAGCCAACGGATActtttctaaaatacaaatgACTGAAAGGAAGCCTCTGCCTAAGCTGGACCATGGTAAATGCTTTGGCTTCAAGCAGTACAGTCTAACTCCAGGAGCCAACTTGCACAGCTTCTCTGACGTCACTCAGTCCTCGCAACTGTTGGTagtgcagcagggctgctcaTTCTACGACAGCACCTACAAAACTTGTTCTAGAGAAGTATAAGAACACTGTGGGGCGTTTTAAAGGATGTATAAATAATTCAATTTTCTGAAACACTTGAGAACAAAAGCACCTGATGTCTGTTGATAGGTAAATTTTAAGAGCTATCTGGAGAGTTCTGAACTCTCATATGCGGTTATCAGAGATGCAAAACACCAACATTAGTCACGATTTCCAAAGTCATTCTATTACATTAAGACAACTTTAGTTGTAtttgccttttcctcctgcttccaAGGACTTGTGGCAAAAGAGCGCTTTTAAGGGACAAACAGAAAGGTGTGGGTGTCTTTTTTAACTACTGATTCTTAAGACAAGTTTTCCATTTTGTCCACCCACTTCTTAAGCCCCCATTAACAATGATTCCAGCACTGCACTGTAGGAGTTTAGCTGTTTGATATCTCTACTCCTTACAACACCGTAACTGCATTAGTTTGAACAAACACCGCAGAATCAAGTGACCGTAACAGTTGTTTTCAAGTGAGCATTTGTCAATGACAACACAAAACTCCTACATAAAAGCAGAGGAATAATGAAGatgaggaaaatattaaaaatgtaatgccTAGAATAAAAGTCAGAAGCGCTATCAAAAATGTCCTGGAAAACTGTAGTATAGTGAAAAATAACAACCCATGGTATTGTAATGCTTTTAACTCCATCTGTGAAAGAAATAAGCTTACCTGTAAAAACTATTAGGACCCCCAACCACTTGAATGCAAAccaagttattttctttctacttAACATCTACTCTCTACTTCAACATCACTtcaatttctaatattttttcactCCTCTGAATTGCAAACATCCatggatatttttgtttcatactTAAACTTGATGAAAATGTAagtatttctcaagttttcTTCTCAAACCTTTGGAGGTAGTGTCATCATAGTTAGATTCTCCTTGAACTATTAGCAGAAACTCCGGCTATGCAAAGGATGCACAGACTTCTTAACACAGAATTGTTCTTAAcacttctcctttctccagcaAACCAGGACTTAAAAATAAggtaaaaatgcattaaaaaaccccaaaccactaAACACTTCTAACACttgtaacttttttccttctctcccttgaAAAAGCTGATCACGTTTGTGTCAAAATTGGGTATATGGAAGgggaagaaacaagaaaatgtgtACAGTTACATATTTAGGAACGTTTTGGGTACAAGGGCCATGACTTGGCAACTTCCATACTGCTGCCCTGAAACATTCACTGGGGAAACAAGTATTTGTTGCCTATTCCAATTTCTAACCTCTGGTTAACGATCTCAGAATGTACCTGCAGTTTTCAGCCTCCCCACGTCTCTTTCACCTCGCCGCGGCCCTGCCCTTGTGCCTCAggccctgccttggcagggaggCTGGACGGGATGATCTCCGgagctcccttcccaccccaacAGCTCGGGATCTTACGCACTGTGTACCTCACCTACGGCGTGAGtccaagaacaaaaataaaacccacccTTCCGTGTACTCCGCCTGCAGAAGGCCAAGGTAGGCTTCCCACTTGTTTCCCACTATTTTGCCGCACGTGAAGCACCTGACCGGGATGATCATTTCTGCGCTGTGGCTGCAACGACACAAACACCGCGTCAAACCCCTGCGAAGCCCGGACGCCGCGCTCCGCACAGCGCGCTCAGGGCTGCGCTGCCCCACCCTGACCGGGGCTGTGGAGTGCGGACGCCCGGTCCCGAGGGCTCCTTGGAGGCgagcggccgctcccgccccgctcccgcccggcACCTCCGCGGCCCCGCGAGCGGCTCCCACCGCGCGGCTCCTCCGCTGCCGATGGCCGCCGGCCGCTACCACCGCGCCCGGCCGGGGGAAACCGGGCCAGAGCCGGCCGGCCCGACCCTGCGGGCGAGCGGGTTGAGCGGTCCTACTCCCCCCGTGCTATTCGATGGTAGAAGCCCGCGGTACGGCGTCCCCGGCGGCCCAAGAGAGCGCGCGCGCGCGCTGCGCGGGGGGGGCGGGCTCGCGGCGGCGCTGGGCGCGCGGCGCGGTGAGTGGCAGCCGGGGCGCCCCGAGCGCTGAGGCGGCACCGCGACCGCCCTCGCGCCGCCTCCTCCCGCCGCGCCCGGGCGGGCACTTGTTGCATTGCGAGAGGGCTTCGGCAGCGGGCGGACTTCTCATCCCGTCCTGCCTGAGGTACCGCAGCGGGAAGCGCAACTGGTGGCCGCGGCGCGGCAGCTGCCCGCCCGGTCCGGCGGAGGGGTGAAGGGTGGGCATCCCGGCGGGCGGGGCTGAGGGACGAGCCGGGGCGtcccgccgcagccccgcgctCCGCCGCGCCGCGGGCAGGGGCGCCGGCGCGGCGCGTCCTTCGCTCCGCCGGGGCAGGTGAACGGCGGGCGGTGGGAACCGCCGCCGTCGCCGTGTCGCGACCCTGTCGGCGCGGCATCGCGGCGTCGCTCGGGGCTGTTCGCCCGCGGTTCGGCGGCTCCTtcgggcgggaggcggcggcacAGCCCGGCGCGCAgcccgctcccggcgctgcGGGGTTGCTCCGCGGCTCCGCACGGCCCGGACTGGCGATGTCTCTCTGGTGGCGCTCGCCCTCGAGCCCCGGCCGAGTTGCGGTGGCCGCGGGTTTGCCGAGAGTTTCCAAACTCCGGGGCCAGCCGGGACGCGGCGCCGTCCCGTTAACTCGCGATGCCGCTCCGCCCTGCTGTGACCTGTGCGTGGCTGCGCTCCCGGAGGTGTGCGCTGCCCCCGCGTACCGCCCGCCGTCGCGGCAGTGCCCGCACCGCGGGCAGCCTtgcggcgggggccggggccgctgccCCGGCTCGGGGCGCGATCGACGGCTGGCTGCGGGCAGCGCGGCCGGTCGCGCTGGGCACCCGCGCCGGGGAGGTCTGGTGGCAGAGGATAATGCGTCTTGAAACTGCTTTACTCGTATTTCATTAATCTAAGGATTGGGGAAGCATTAGGCACGGACTGTGTGTGCTTAGCAGAGGGAAGCGTGCTGTGATGGGTATAAACTTCGGGGACAGGCACCGCTCTTCTGGAGACTCTGGGATGAAGCATTGCTCTGTCAGTCCTTATTGCTGTCTCGTTTCAGCGTTAGGGTTATGCTAATTGTCCTTGGGAGAGCAGAAATTCTCCCAAAGTGTTGTTATTTTCCTGCTAAAGTATCTGTGAATTGATACAGTGCACAGCGCAGAGCCATTAATGTCAGGCATATAAATAATTGTGTCTTAATGCACAGCTTATGGTAATACGCCTTTTGTGACTATTTTTTGAACGACTGGGTTATTGACCCTCTGCACAGAAATGCCAGACCTAACATGAACCGTAAAAGAGcaaatagttttgttttaataaataaggGTTTGAGGTTGAATGCGTTTTTACAATTCTGTTGCTAGTGAAAAGGCAGTAATTTTTGCAATCCCAGGAATAATTATGCGCAGTTGTGAATGGAGCGAATTGACTTGGCGTGGAGGGTAGACGAACCTCCTGCGATCTCTAGATTATGATCATTATTGTTATTGTAGGCCAGTGGGAGCCAAACTGTGTCTCTCCTTTTTatcctttgatttctttctttttttgggggctggagggggtgGGGAGCTGAGAATTTGAAGATTGTGCTTTGATGCATTATCAGCACCGGGGCtccaaagtaattttcttaCT
This window contains:
- the POLR2L gene encoding DNA-directed RNA polymerases I, II, and III subunit RPABC5 produces the protein MIIPVRCFTCGKIVGNKWEAYLGLLQAEYTEGDALDALGLKRYCCRRMLLAHVDLIEKLLNYAPLEK